One genomic window of Arachis hypogaea cultivar Tifrunner chromosome 8, arahy.Tifrunner.gnm2.J5K5, whole genome shotgun sequence includes the following:
- the LOC112707322 gene encoding uncharacterized protein — MVTHEPRVQARVEGGTVVAAVSPNGAAITAVNRDPEREEMRAMAGGEKTLYLEAAVVLSAPPSSLPQGQPLSCMAELERESSGAEQERERDLKLGWESNHRVQPLFVSPAPPLPELPPSKRGFDRCRCRCRKRELCLCDSDRREWFCDFREHRRSFWLFFPSSENSIGGCRAAAESVWRPPLFRFNRFFFGSSC; from the exons ATGGTGACCCACGAGCCGAGAGTGCAAGCGCGGGTGGAGGGCGGCACTGTTGTTGCCGCTGTTTCTCCCAACGGCGCTGCTATCACTGCCGTGAATCGCGATCCGGAGAGGGAGGAGATGCGAGCCATGGCCGGAGGGGAGAAGACACTATATCTGGAAGCCGCCGTCGTCCTCTCTGCGCCACCGTCGTCCTTGCCACAGGGTCAGCCGCTGTCATGTATGGCAGAGTTAGAAAGAGAGAGTTCGGGAGcagagcaagagagagagagagatttgaagCTGGGTTGGGAGTCCAACCACCGTGTCCAGCCGCTGTTTGTGTCGCCGGCGCCACCTCTGCCGGAGCTGCCGCCATCAAAAAGGGGTTTCGACCGCTGTAGGTGTCGGTGCCGGAAAAGGGAGCTGTGTCTCTGCGATTCGGATCGCCGggagtggttctgtgacttcCGGGAGCACCGTCGAAGCTTTTGGCTGTTTTTTCCGTCGTCGGAAAATTCTATCG gtggctgccgggctgccgccgAATCGGTTTGGAGAccgccgctgtttcggttcaACCGTTTcttcttcggttcg agttgttga